The Gemmatimonadota bacterium genome segment TCTATCCAAATGTGGAAATCTGCCAGATTTACTATCATACGCTGGATGGCGATTTCGAGACCTACAAAAGTGGAAAGTATCAAAATAATACGGGTATTCAACCCAGTCGTTTATATCTCGATTTTGAAGGAATAGACAGCATTGAATAGTAGTGAAGATATACAGATGTTTTTGAAGGGTAAAACTCCTTTTCACGAGACAGAGGCTCTGTGGGCAAATGGGACGATGCCTTTGCGCGTGCGTTATTTTTGTTCCGGTGAACAGCCACCAGAGGAGTTAGTAACCTCTGTTCGATGTCTCGTCTTTCAGAATGATTCTGTTTTGGCACTCAGGAATCGCAAGGGCAACCACATTTTGCCTGGTGGTCGTCGCGAAGAGGGAGAGACTTTTGAACAAACACTTCGCCGCGAAGTTGCAGAAGAGACAGGCTGGACGATTGAATCTATCTCACGCCTGGGGTTCATCCATCTGGAACATCTCAAGCCGAAGCCGCCTGGATTCCAGTTCCCATATCTCCCTCACTTTTTTCAAATTATTTATACCGCCCGCGCTTCCAAACATGTGCCAGATTTGATGTGCGATGATGACTATGAGGAGGACGCGACATTTGTCCCAATAGGTGAACTCGAAGGGTTGGATATCTCTGAGGCCGAGTTGGGATATGTCCGATATATCAGAAGAGGGATTTGATCGTGTTCACTATCGGAGTTTTTGGGATTATTACCGATGACAAAGACCGCGTCTTGTTGTGCCACCGACGCGACTTCGATTTG includes the following:
- a CDS encoding NUDIX hydrolase, with protein sequence MNSSEDIQMFLKGKTPFHETEALWANGTMPLRVRYFCSGEQPPEELVTSVRCLVFQNDSVLALRNRKGNHILPGGRREEGETFEQTLRREVAEETGWTIESISRLGFIHLEHLKPKPPGFQFPYLPHFFQIIYTARASKHVPDLMCDDDYEEDATFVPIGELEGLDISEAELGYVRYIRRGI